From the genome of Vulpes lagopus strain Blue_001 chromosome 2, ASM1834538v1, whole genome shotgun sequence, one region includes:
- the LOC121484262 gene encoding 60S ribosomal protein L17-like: MVRYSLDPENPTKSCKSRGSNLRVHFKNTRETAQAIKSMHIRKATKYLKDVTLQKQCVPFCRYNGGVGRCAQAKQWGWTQGRWPKKSAEFLLHMLKNAESNAELKGLDVDSLVIEHIQVNKAPKMRRRTYRAHGRINPHMSSPCHIEMILTEKEQIFPKPEEEVAQKKKISQKKLKKQKLTAQE; this comes from the coding sequence ATGGTTCGCTACTCGCTggacccagaaaaccctacaaaatcatgcaAGTCGAGAGGTTCAAATCTTCgtgttcactttaagaacacaCGTGAAACTGCCCAGGCCATCAAGAGTATGCACATTCGaaaagccaccaagtatctgaaagatgtcactttgcagaagcagTGTGTGCCATTCTGTCGCTACAATGGTGGAGTTGGTAGGTGTGCGCAGgccaaacagtggggctggacacagggtcggtggcccaagaagagtgctgaatttttactgcacatgcttaaaaatgcggagagtaatgctgaacttaagggtttagatgtagattctctggtcattgagcacatccaggtgaaTAAAGCCCCCAAGATGCGACGTAGAACCTACAGGGCTCATGGCCGGATTAATCCACACatgagctctccctgccacattgagatgattcttactgaaaaagagcagatttttcctaaaccagaagaggaggttgcacagaagaaaaagatatcccagaagaaactgaagaaacaaaaacttacgGCCCAggagtaa